From Rhinopithecus roxellana isolate Shanxi Qingling chromosome 17, ASM756505v1, whole genome shotgun sequence, one genomic window encodes:
- the IL1B gene encoding interleukin-1 beta → MAEVPELASEMMAYYSGNEDDLFFEVDGPKEMKCSFQDLDLCPLDGVIQLRISHEHYSKGFRQAVSVVVAMEKLRKMLVPCPQTFQDNDLSTLFPFIFEEEPIFLDTCNNDPYVHDAPVRSLHCTLRDAQLKSLVMSGPYELKALHLQGQDLEQQVVFSMSFVQGEESNDKIPVALGLKAKNLYLSCVLKDDKPTLQLESVDPKNYPKKKMEKRFVFNKIEINNKVEFESAQFPNWYISTSQAENMPVFLGGTKGGQDITDFTMQFVSS, encoded by the exons ATGGCAGAAGTACCTGAACTCGCCAGTGAAATGATGGCTTACTACAG CGGCAACGAGGATGACTTGTTCTTTGAAGTCGATGGCCCTAAAGAGATGAAG TGCTCCTTCCAGGATCTAGACCTCTGCCCTCTGGATGGCGTCATCCAGCTACGAATCTCCCACGAGCACTACAGCAAGGGCTTCCGGCAGGCCGTGTCGGTTGTTGTAGCCATGGAGAAGCTAAGGAAGATGCTGGTTCCCTGCCCACAGACCTTCCAGGACAATGACCTGAGCACCTTGTTTCCCTTCATCTTTGAAGAAG AACCTATCTTCCTCGACACATGCAATAACGACCCTTATGTGCATGATGCACCTGTACGATCACTGCACTGCACACTCCGGGATGCACAGCTAAAAAGCTTGGTGATGTCTGGTCCATATGAACTGAAAGCTCTCCACCTCCAGGGACAGGATCTGGAGCAACAAG TGGTGTTCTCCATGTCCTTTGTACAAGGAGAAGAAAGTAATGACAAAATACCTGTGGCCTTGGGCCTCAAGGCAAAGAACCTGTACCTGTCCTGCGTGTTGAAAGATGATAAGCCCACTCTACAGCTGGAG AGCGTAGATCCCAAAAATTACCCAAAGAAGAAGATGGAAAAGCGATTTGTCTTCAACAagatagaaatcaataacaaggtGGAATTTGAGTCTGCCCAATTCCCAAACTGGTACATCAGCACCTCTCAAGCAGAAAACATGCCCGTCTTCCTGGGAGGGACCAAAGGTGGCCAGGATATAACTGACTTCACCATGCAATTTGTGTCTTCCTAA